One genomic window of Sarcophilus harrisii chromosome X, mSarHar1.11, whole genome shotgun sequence includes the following:
- the LOC100914338 gene encoding putative P2Y purinoceptor 10, giving the protein MGNNGTSNTVNNCSNTNVTFQYSLYAATYIVIFIPGLLANSVALWVLCRFISKKNKAIIFMINMSVADLAHVLSLPLRIYYYINHHWPFQEFLCLLCFYLKYLNMYASICFLTCISLQRCFFLIKPFKARNWKRRYDMAISATIWIVVGTACLPFPILRSVSLTNKSQCFADLGYRQMQMAASVAVITLAELAGFVVPVVIITWCTWKTVISLQHPRMTCEGDTEKQKALRMVFMCAGVFFICFIPYHINFLFYTLVKEKVITSCSIIQSTLYFHPYSLCLASLCCCLDPILYYFTTSEFRDQLSRHGSSVIRSRLMSRESGSSMVS; this is encoded by the coding sequence ATGGGCAACAATGGCACAAGCAATACAGTCAACAATTGCAGTAACACGAATGTAACGTTTCAGTACTCACTTTATGCAGCCACATATATTGTGATCTTCATCCCTGGCCTTTTGGCCAATAGTGTAGCCCTGTGGGTCTTGTGCCGCTTCATCAGCAAAAAGAACAAGGCCATCATCTTCATGATCAATATGTCTGTGGCTGATCTCGCCCACGTTCTCTCACTACCACTGCGAATCTATTACTACATTAACCACCACTGGCCCTTCCAGGAATTCCTGTGCCTTCTCTGTTTCTACCTGAAGTACCTCAACATGTATGCAAGTATCTGCTTCCTGACTTGCATTAGCCTGCAGCGATGCTTCTTCCTAATCAAACCTTTCAAGGCTCGAAACTGGAAGCGCAGGTATGATATGGCCATCAGTGCCACCATCTGGATTGTCGTTGGGACTGCCTGCTTGCCCTTTCCTATCCTGAGAAGTGTTAGCCTGACCAACAAGTCCCAATGCTTTGCTGACCTGGGATACAGGCAGATGCAGATGGCAGCCTCAGTGGCAGTGATCACATTGGCTGAGCTGGCTGGCTTTGTGGTTCCTGTTGTCATTATTACCTGGTGTACCTGGAAGACAGTGATATCTTTGCAGCATCCACGTATGACCTGTGAAGGGGACACTGAGAAGCAGAAAGCTCTTCGAATGGTCTTCATGTGTGCTGGAgtcttctttatctgttttataCCCTACCACataaacttccttttttataCCTTGGTGAAGGAAAAAGTTATCACTAGCTGTTCTATCATTCAAAGCACACTTTATTTCCACCCTTACTCCTTGTGCCTTGCAAGTCTGTGTTGCTGCTTAGATCCAATCCTGTATTACTTCACGACTTCTGAGTTCCGTGACCAACTCTCCCGCCATGGTAGTTCAGTGATCCGATCCCGGCTTATGAGTAGGGAGAGTGGCTCTTCAATGGTGAGCTGA